The sequence aaaaaataaacatttgatgGCCAATTTATCTGAGCccatattcataaaaaaatcatCTGCACTCAGAGGACCCTTTATGAAAAGAGGCGCAGGCTGTTTACATGATGCTTACGAAAGTGCTTAATCAATCTGACGCAAAACATTCTTTGCCACCCCATCTTCGGGACAACATCTAGCTGTATGTTACATTCACTAAATGTTGACCCCGTTCTCGACTCCAGCACTGAATGCTTACGTCAGCTGTCATAATGCTAATGTAAGCCTTTTATGTAGATGACCGCAGGTGCAGGTCCTGCGAGGCTCGCGCCTAAAACGTACGATACTCGGCGCCGGGCAGCTCAGATAAGGGAGATCCGTATGGGGATGCTGGGAGACTCGGTCCTCTGGGGGGACTGGTGGCTCACTAGGTGTTCCACCACGGTGTGTTTGGACATGTGCTTCATTAGGTACGTCTCCTGCAAAGACAAATAACATACATTGTGAGCCTCACTTCACACAATACTAACACAAGTACAATTGTTACTGGAGattagaccgattatcggctgggccgatattcagcattttgacaataacggcatcggccattttgaagaaccaTATGGCCGCTAAAGGATCCATTTAAAAATTgtgcgggggggtggggggggggagaaattaTGGAACTAATTATTATAGATGtttctgaccctgggaactcgcTGATGAGACAAGTACAATtttaatacttcagatattttgatattaaaaaaaaaaatatatatatatatatatatatatatatatatatatatatatatatatatatatatatatatatatatatatatatatatatatttatatatatatatatatattagggctgcacgatattggaaaaacatgcgatatgcgatatacttgctgaatatagcgatatcgatattattgcgatatttaacatgtacctaaagaaattacatttttattacctaatgaaagaaacatttttcatgtggcaaaataagcaaccttgatgtaatcttagttaattaattgtaattatgtcttgataattttcaattattgaatggcgatgcacattttagttagcatatgACTGgttaaattcatataaaaagcataaaattccatataaaacttattgcatgcctttgcgatatgcatattgcaagggccaatatcgcgatagatatttttttcgatatattgtgcagccctaatatatatatatatatatatatatatatatatatgtatgtatatttaaaatttaCTGTAGTAAACAATACGTTATTTACTTCAGTTTTTAATTAACTTTTGAAGGCATGCTACTGCCTCTGTAAGATTCCTTAACCTTCTGTTAATTTGTACAACAAGGATGccatttgactatttttttaaaactacaatATTTTACTAACACTAAAACGTTCAATAAACttatgctaaaaaaacaaaaaacaacacaagacTATAGTTTTCAATGAAATTTTTGATGggaatattttcccttttagttaAAATGAATAGTTggtccaaatatcggttattagcgtccttgactactaataatcagtatcagccctgaaaaaaccatatcggtctctCTCTAGTAGTAAGTTACTATGACATCACTGCACAGCACATCAATAATTTTCTTTCTCGGATGCCACTTTTTGACTTAAAACAAGAAATTTAAACTACTTTGGGACAATAGCTCATACACATTATGGCTTTATGGGATTAGAAGAAATACGACATGATGCTGttgctgaaataaaaaaattaaaaaataacagtaaaGACTGCTCTGAGTCGCTGACTTTGCAGCTTATCATAGCATTCCCAAAATTCCTGCCACTTGTGCCACCTGTGAGACGACACACTGCTGGAGGCAGATATCATAGAAGAAGAAACACTTTCTTCATTTTGCAAGCAACCGTGGCCAACATAGCAACCGCTGCTGCTTTATTCTTGTTGTGGGAGTCAAGGCTCGAGGAATGGTGGAAGTAATGTatatttaattttggcactctaGCATAGCTACAGCTTTTATGTAAACTATTAAATAgtttacagtatttacaatatgtAAATTCAAATGTACTTAATTACACATTGCACGACATGCTTCACTTCTCAATGAGAATCATCACTACACAGAGGTCCAGGTATGCATGCTCATGCATGTGCGATAGTTTACTTACTGAGGTGTACGCCCGGCCACACATGCTACAGCAGTAGGCCTTCGCGTTTTTGATGGCATGCGCCGACAAGTGGATCTGCAATGATGCCGAGTCCGAGTAGGCACGGTAGCAGTTGGGACATTTGTACGGCTTGTCTTTATTGTGCTGCCTCTGGTGAGACTGGAAAGATGCGTTGATCATCGTTTAAAATGACTTCTTATCTCCCTGTGCGTATTGAAGCTAGAATGGTGTGAATAAACCAACCTGGAGATTGGACAGCTGGGTAAAAGCCTTATCACATCCGGGGTGAGCACATTTATAAGGCCGGTCGCCGGTGTGGATTCTGCGCCAAGAGGAAGTGGGGCAAGTAATTCATTATAAACTTGTTTGCTAGAATTCTCTTGAACGTTCCCTAACCGACCTGGTGTGCTGCTGCAGATGTGAGAGCTGGCGGAAAGAGTTGTCACAGTAGGAGCAATGGTAGGGTTTAATACCCAGGTGGATACGCAGGTGCTGGGCCAGGTAGGAGGCGTTGGCGAATGTCTTGGAGCAGTGTGGACACTTGTGTGGTTTGGCCTCGGTGTGAGACTTGGAGTGCATTTGCATCTCGGACTTGGTCAGGAAGGTGAGTGGGCACACTTTGCATCTGTAAAAAGATGACCCAGCGTCAGACTGTTAAACACTTCTGGAATATGTGTTACTTTTCATTTTCTGCCTCCACCGTTGCAGTTGTAGAATTAAATTCTAAAGACAATATGAATTTGAGCTTTAGAAAAACAAGGAGATTAATGACAGATTTTGATGCAATAGCATTGCTGTGAGTTCTTGTTGCAGCGTTCCAAAAATAATGTTAGCTTTTTGCAATTGTACGGTTCAAGCTGCAGTTGTGAAGTATAATTTTACTTGTAAGCAACtgtgctaaataaaaaaaaaaattaaaaaaaatgaacaattagAATAATAATACAGGGTCTGCCTGACATGAAGCCTTTTTGAGTGGTGGCCCTGTCAGAACCAGTACTGGACCCACATATTTATGATATAATATGCTAAATTTCAATGATTGCTAACATTATACATACAAGATGGATTACACAACTCTCCTATTgcatttttcccctcaaaaaatcCATTTGAATGGTTTAGAGACAAATTATTTacagttaaaaatgtttgaatttcAATTCTGATGTCTGATTCAATATGATGTCTTGGCACTATATTACTGTTCCAATATATACAATGTTGTAGTGAGTTTTCTTTACTGAATGACGCATTATAAGAAACCTCAGATTTTGTGATATTTTAAGTGAGTAGATTTCCAAGTGAACGAAAACATGATGCTCCAATGAAAGTACAACGGTGTTTCTTTCATAGATTTATCCTGGATCATTTAATAGCGGGTTGCTAAAATAAATCCTTATTCTGGCCGATGAGTGAGGATTGTTACCCTgacatgcacaaaaaaatgtgcagtatGGTAAATTGGCTTGATCGATTGAAGTGGATACAACTTAAAACATAGCTGATATTATATAGATATTTAATACCTTTCAAGATATATTAGccattagcatggcttctctgTCTTTTACTCCTCAACCTCCATTCATGATAATGATACTTGTCAAAAGTGTAGCATGTAGATTATTTGCTGCCAATGAGTTCATGCCTGCAAACTACCACAATTACAGTGTTACGAGAGGATTTGGGTCGATGCAATGTTAGACCGAGGGTCCGAGACCTGCTTCATTCCAAATTGAGCGTGACATACTGTAAATACATGGGAACCATCTTGGTGAGAGAACAGCACCTTTGAGAGTCCAACCTGTATGTTTTGCCCTCTTTGGGTGCCACAGTGATGCAACCTTGGTCTGCCAGAAGAGGGTAGGGGACCACCAACAAAGGACCTGGGCGGTTCTCAGCTTTAATCTTCTTTCGTCCCCGCGGTGCCTTAGGTGGGGGGCCCAACAGTCCCGCCAGGCCTCCAACCTTCATGTGGTCCATGCCAGGACCACTCGCCAGGCCAGAGATGATGTTGACAGAGGGGGCACCACCCAGACGGTTCTGGCTGCTGGAGGTTGGCGTCGTGGGGGTTAACGCCTCAGAGGTGCTGTGGCTTTCGGGTCGGGATGAAGGTGCCAGACCTGTGGTGGTGCCAGGTGGGACAATTCCATTACAAACGCTGACTACATCAGGTCCCTAACAATctctctcatatatatatatatatatatatatatatatatatatatatatatatatatatatatttttttttttttttaaatatatataaaaaagctCTCTATAATGTCTCTTTTGAACAAGGTGAGTTTATAAATTCAAGATTACATTGAGTATGCATATGTATTTCCAAATCTAGATTAACTCACAATCCCAGCTAGAAACCCAGCTAGTAAATTTTATTCATGGCAGATATGGGCCGACCCGTcatgaataacaaaaaaaaaaaaaagtgtgagtgAACACGACACCTCCAAAATGTATGTTCACAACGTAGAAACACACTGTGCCGTTAAAACCgagatacaccaatccgacgtcaGGAGTTGGACTGCGTTGGGCCGACAGCACGCGCCATCCGATCAGTGTATAAATTACTGTCGTAAAGTCAGATCGAGTTGGAATACATCGAGGGGGTGGTGTTTCCAGCAAATTCGACATGTTGAATTGGTGTTGAGGCATTTgatcactgcgattggctgttagctaacGAATCAGTGCACGGGGCAAGAGGAGGAAGTGACAAATGCGGATACACAGTACTGATGGAAAGCctggacaattttttttccagctcatTTTGCACATTGTCACCCCGCTGTACCTTCCACATTTGAACGACCAATGTCTTTCTGGACAGAAGATCGGGAAGATGACTTCATCTCTTCAGTTCAAGAGAAACCGGCATTTTATGATATTACCATTAAAGGGTATAACGACCAAGGtatgaaagccaaactatggcatgACATGGGGACGCGACTGGATATAGCAGGTAAAAAGCCGGAGGGTTTTATTCTCGTGGGAGGATATCGTGAGAGAAAAAGTAACCGTTATgcattgtttacgtttttatatCCCGCCTCCGTAAACaggtttccggttgcctttaAGGAATGACGACTACCGCCGAcgatggtatggaggggaattACTTCTCGCACATGCACTGAAGGTTCGTAATAGTCTGCGTCGGTGCGGTgtgtatttactaggggtgggacaaaaaaaacgattcgaccgaaccatcggtcgtcaaggggagctaaacggccgtatcggtagcagacttgtcaaccgatacaaatccgccgggaatccttagatacattgcttgtaaagctgtggaccggatatcgcgttgctgtgaatcggttgggagtgaggctttatggttttcataacaatagcaagagttctgcgccgtgctctacttgttttgtttacacttcagtagcatcactattcaagctacttccgtgtttacagagagctagcaaagtagcgctcagagacgcttcattccccggatgttgtaaacataatgcaaagacgttacgcatctttttttggggggggtggggcgcctaccgtcaacgctgTGCTCGCGACACCGCACGCGCGCAGTCcagcacaacgagtgacaacatgcaaatggagacagttagcagaagccggtgccgtacatctcggtatttcccatggctatcgagtcctctcggtgcacttgtatgtcccgggccggcgttggtactgcgcgcgagccaaaaagaataactcccgtgacgatccaatgcatggattcaaacgacacaggtatgtcccacagccaacacaccagctatgctaaaagtacaccgcaagtatctcatttctcagtttgtggctccctatcaatgtctacaactagcatgagcagcagggaattgagacgtgcccgcaattacgtcatcaaactcaaaatgaacgacagcccaaaaaactaaatataaacagtagtgattccatcgtcatcatcgtgtctcagattaaaaaaaca is a genomic window of Festucalex cinctus isolate MCC-2025b chromosome 2, RoL_Fcin_1.0, whole genome shotgun sequence containing:
- the LOC144014578 gene encoding zinc finger protein 362-like isoform X1 — translated: MNYYYNTTPQFVTFSFVFAHEDHKNLEFEQWMAEPRFNNPYFWPPPPSMPGQLDNLVLINKIKEQLMAEKIRPLHMPPTSTASQQPLLVPTLSPESGGSQHGIPVPKTQPQQVPGHHPQQQSDITLHARSGSSSGPDGNMDNKSAVKAKGLWEDWHMRQLSEQHARANHRSGLAPSSRPESHSTSEALTPTTPTSSSQNRLGGAPSVNIISGLASGPGMDHMKVGGLAGLLGPPPKAPRGRKKIKAENRPGPLLVVPYPLLADQGCITVAPKEGKTYRCKVCPLTFLTKSEMQMHSKSHTEAKPHKCPHCSKTFANASYLAQHLRIHLGIKPYHCSYCDNSFRQLSHLQQHTRIHTGDRPYKCAHPGCDKAFTQLSNLQSHQRQHNKDKPYKCPNCYRAYSDSASLQIHLSAHAIKNAKAYCCSMCGRAYTSETYLMKHMSKHTVVEHLVSHQSPQRTESPSIPIRISLI
- the LOC144014578 gene encoding zinc finger protein 362-like isoform X2 encodes the protein MEAINTQMAEPRFNNPYFWPPPPSMPGQLDNLVLINKIKEQLMAEKIRPLHMPPTSTASQQPLLVPTLSPESGGSQHGIPVPKTQPQQVPGHHPQQQSDITLHARSGSSSGPDGNMDNKSAVKAKGLWEDWHMRQLSEQHARANHRSGLAPSSRPESHSTSEALTPTTPTSSSQNRLGGAPSVNIISGLASGPGMDHMKVGGLAGLLGPPPKAPRGRKKIKAENRPGPLLVVPYPLLADQGCITVAPKEGKTYRCKVCPLTFLTKSEMQMHSKSHTEAKPHKCPHCSKTFANASYLAQHLRIHLGIKPYHCSYCDNSFRQLSHLQQHTRIHTGDRPYKCAHPGCDKAFTQLSNLQSHQRQHNKDKPYKCPNCYRAYSDSASLQIHLSAHAIKNAKAYCCSMCGRAYTSETYLMKHMSKHTVVEHLVSHQSPQRTESPSIPIRISLI
- the LOC144014578 gene encoding zinc finger protein 362-like isoform X4, whose product is MAEPRFNNPYFWPPPPSMPGQLDNLVLINKIKEQLMAEKIRPLHMPPTSTASQQPLLVPTLSPESGGSQHGIPVPKTQPQQVPGHHPQQQSDITLHARSGSSSGPDGNMDNKSAVKAKGLWEDWHMRQLSEQHARANHRSGLAPSSRPESHSTSEALTPTTPTSSSQNRLGGAPSVNIISGLASGPGMDHMKVGGLAGLLGPPPKAPRGRKKIKAENRPGPLLVVPYPLLADQGCITVAPKEGKTYRCKVCPLTFLTKSEMQMHSKSHTEAKPHKCPHCSKTFANASYLAQHLRIHLGIKPYHCSYCDNSFRQLSHLQQHTRIHTGDRPYKCAHPGCDKAFTQLSNLQSHQRQHNKDKPYKCPNCYRAYSDSASLQIHLSAHAIKNAKAYCCSMCGRAYTSETYLMKHMSKHTVVEHLVSHQSPQRTESPSIPIRISLI
- the LOC144014578 gene encoding zinc finger protein 362-like isoform X3; amino-acid sequence: MMAEPRFNNPYFWPPPPSMPGQLDNLVLINKIKEQLMAEKIRPLHMPPTSTASQQPLLVPTLSPESGGSQHGIPVPKTQPQQVPGHHPQQQSDITLHARSGSSSGPDGNMDNKSAVKAKGLWEDWHMRQLSEQHARANHRSGLAPSSRPESHSTSEALTPTTPTSSSQNRLGGAPSVNIISGLASGPGMDHMKVGGLAGLLGPPPKAPRGRKKIKAENRPGPLLVVPYPLLADQGCITVAPKEGKTYRCKVCPLTFLTKSEMQMHSKSHTEAKPHKCPHCSKTFANASYLAQHLRIHLGIKPYHCSYCDNSFRQLSHLQQHTRIHTGDRPYKCAHPGCDKAFTQLSNLQSHQRQHNKDKPYKCPNCYRAYSDSASLQIHLSAHAIKNAKAYCCSMCGRAYTSETYLMKHMSKHTVVEHLVSHQSPQRTESPSIPIRISLI